The segment CTCCCAGGCATTTGCCAACCTCTGGATGAAGGCCAACAAGGCACACACCGCAGGCCTCACAGTCGTCGAAATGTCCGGAACCGACGAACTGCACATCGCCGGTGAATGGCAGTCGGTTTTCGCCCAGGGCCGCGACCTTTCCCAGGTCAAGCCCAAGTACACCTACACCCTCGGGAAGGACGAAGCGTGAGCGGCGCATCCGACCTGTGGGGAGAATGGCGGAGACACAACGCCCGAGGAGTACGCGGAGCCGAAGCCCTCCACACCGAGATCGACCGCATCGCCCGCGCCGGAGGCATCACCTCACCCGTCACCACCACCCGCGGCCTCACAGCCCGCCTCCACTACCTCGACAGCCCCGCCGGCCGCGCCGAACTCACCGCCCGAGGCATCAGCCGCCGTCTGCTGCGCTCCTGGGAGCGGGGCACCACCCCCTCCGCGGCCAAACTGCAGGCCGTCGACACCGCCTACCGGAACAGACGCCGCCGGAACATCGTGCGCTCGGGCGCGCTGAAACGCATCCTCGACAACAACGGCCACGGCCGCCGGATGGAAATCTTCCCCGTCGACCAAGCCGCCGTCCCCGAGAAATACCGCCGCCCCCTCTCCGACCGCTCCGTCCGGGCCCGCCACATCTGGGACGACGCCGTCAGAGCATGGGCCGCCGACGACCTCGACACCCTCGACGACATCTGGGACGACGTCATCTCCGAACTCGACTCCGGCTTCGCCGCCTACGCCTACGTCAGCGCCATCGGAATCGGCGCCTGACCCCGCGAAGGCCCGGCGCCGCCCCGCACCGTCGCCACGTGAACAGAAACAGTTCAGGCACGGATCCGGCACGGGGGTCCGATGCGCACCCGCGTCGGCGGCCCCGACCCGCACGTTCGGCCCGTCCGGGAACCTCTTGTCCTCGGCCGCCTACCGCGGTGTCGCGGCGGCATCGGTGATCCGGCCGCCGGATGCCGCGGCCGATGCCCGCCGAGGCCCCGGACCACGAGCACCGGGACGCCGCCGGGACCACCGGACTCACGGCCGGCCGCCGAGCCCCGTCCGGTGGACACCGCGAGGCGAGAACGTCATCGGCCCTATCCACCCCTGGCGGACAAGGGCAATCCGGGACGGCAGCGGCGACACCGGGTCGACCGCCCTCCCGCGCGCCCAGTTCTCGAACAGCCCCTCGGTCGTCTCGACGGCGGACACCACCATCGTCACCTTCAGCCCCCCGTCGCTCCAGGTGTTCCACAGCGCCCAGCCCCTGGGCCCGGGCTCGACACCGATCCGCGCACACACCACCTCGTACGCCTCCTCCACCCCGGCCGGCATGGTCCCGGGCTTCAGCACCGAGGCTCCGGCGAGGCGGATCGGCGGCCGGTCCTCCTCCAGACAGCCGTCGCCCTCGAAGTGGTAACGGCGCAGCGCCCGGGCCGGCGCGTTCACGCTGCGCTGCAGCGGTGTCGCTTCCTCCGGGTCCGCCCCGAGGACGAGCCATCCTTCGTTGGACGCCTCCGCGCCGACACGGTCGGCCAGGCGCTCGATCTCCCGCAGGTAGTCCGGTTCGCCGGGCTCGGGTGGTGAGGTCATGGCCCGAGGTCTCACACCCCGCCGCCCGCGCCGACAGGCATTATCGACCCGCCGTACCGCCCTCCCGCTCCCTCGGGCGGAGGCCGTGACACGACCCGGACCGGTGGCGGCATTCCCCGGCAGCGGGCCCGGCGCCGGGGCCATGACCTGACAGGTCATCGATCCTGCCGCCGGCTTCTGACAGCATCGAACACGACGACACCCACCCGATCCCCGGTCGAGGAGCACCAGCCATGCCCGCCTACGCTCTCGGAAACCTGATACCCCCGGCCCGCCTCGCCGACGAGGTGCTCAGCTACATGGAACGCATCCAGGCGACGCTCGACCCCTTCGACGGCCGGTTCCTCGTCCACGGTGCCCCCGAGCGCGAGGTCCGCGAGGGCGACTGGCCCGGGGCGCTCGTGATCATCGGCTTTCCCTCGATGGACGCGGCGCGCGGCTGGTACGACTCCCCGGCCTACCAGGAGCTCATTCCCCTGCGCACCCGCCACATGACGGGCGACATCCTGCTGATCGACGGAGTGGGGGAGGGGTACGAGGCAGCGGCCACGGCGGCGTTTCTGCGCGAGGCACAGGCCGCCGGCGAGCGGACCTGACCCGCAGACGGCCCGCGGCCCCCTCCGGCCGGCGGCGAAGCCGGCACCCCTGAGCACCCGTCACCGGCCGCGCACCCACGGGACGTTCACCTCGGGCACGCGGGTAGCCCACCGGAACGAACCGACTGCCTCCGAGAAGTGTCCCGCCATCCGCCACCGGGCCTTGGACGTTTCCCAGGTGCGGCCACGGGTCCTGGCCGCGGTGGGGCGCTCACTCACCGAAGAGGCCTCGCAGGCCGGCCCGTGCTGCCACCGCGATCGTGAACGAGTCCGTGATGACGTCCGTGGCGATCATTCGCTGAAGTTCGGCCCAGGACACTACGGCCGACTTTCTGATGCCCTCGGCCCTGTCGAGCGGTCCGGTCCGCGAGATACGGGCGGCGTACAGCTCGACGTCGTCACCGAGGAGACCGGTGTCCGCGTGGAACCGGCCCAGCGGAATCACCTCCTCGGCCTCCGCCCCGATCTCCTCCCGAAGTTCCCGGGCCACGCTTTCCGCCCCGGAGATCCCCGGTTCTCCCATGCCTCGCGGTACCTCCCAGTGCCAGGACCGTGTCGCGTGCCGGTAGTGCTCGATCACGACGATCGCGTTGTCGGGGCCGAGCAGGGGCAGGATCACCACTCCAGGGCCCGCCGACGTGGGGACCACACGTGTGTACAGCCCCAGGGCACCGCCGGGAAACCGCACCGCGTCTCGGACCAGCGTGATGAAGCGATCGGAGTAGACCACTCCGACCCCGTCCTCCGCACCCTCCGTACCGTCTTCCGAAAGGGTGCGCCGTGCCGCCCGGATCTCGTCCGGATCAAAGAGGATCTCGACACCGTCAGGACAGTTGCGAAACAGCTCCGGCCTGGTCCGGCGCAGAAGCTCGTACGCTGTCGTCATCGCTCTCCGGCTTCTCGTCGGGCACGGGTTCCGCAACACTTCGGCGGGCTCTGGTACCCGGCGTCCCCGACGTGCGGGACCCCGAGGTATCCGGTTCCCGGCGTTCCGCTCAGTATTCCGGGATTTCCTGGGTCGTCGAGGACCCCGTCGCGGCCCCGGCCGCCCGCGTCTCACGGTACCCCGGCAGTCGCCGGACCAGCTCCTGAAGCTGTTCCCACTCCCGCACACTGTCGAAGCGGATGGCCGCGATCTCCCGCGCGAACTTCTGCTCGCGCCGCCCGGCGGCACGATTGCGAAGGATCAGTTGCACGGATCCACCGTAGGCACCCGCGACCGCACCCCCCAGACTTCCGGTGACCGCCCAGGCGCCGTCACCGGTTACCGCCGTGATCATCGATCCGCCGATACTGACCGCCACCTCCACCACAGGCGCCCATCGGGTCTCGCCGGAAGCGTCCGACCGACGGCGTTGCGACAGGGCGACAATCCGGGAGTTGAGTCCGACATAACCGCTGAACACCTGGTGCACACGCTCCTGGAACGTGCCCGGGTCCGCCACGAGGGTGTCGAAGGCGGACATGTACACCTGCCATTCGTCGGTCTGCCGCAGCGTCCGGACATCCTCCAGCTCCAGCGCATCGATGCCGGCCGGGGTCAGACGGTCCTGCACGGTGGCAAAGATCTGGCGCTGCAGATACCGCACCACCTCCTCCGGATCCCGTATGACGTCCTGGGACGTCTGCACGCGAAGATCCCGCCACTCCTGGAGAATCACACGGCGGAGGCTGTCGGCCGGCGTGAGCGGGTACATCTCGAGGGCATCGGCCAGGTTCACGTTGTAGATGAGGTCGAGGAGTTGCTTGACTTCTCCGGCGAACGGCTTGCGCCGGTCGAACCTGCCGTCGGACACCCGCGATCCCGGGAGGGAAACGAACCGTTCGTACAGATGGTTGCGCGTGACGAGCGCGCCCTGTGTGCGTAACTCATTGCTGCTCTGGACCACTTCGCCGATCCGCTCGGAGAACGGACCGAGAAGGTCCGCACGGACACCGAGTTGAGAGGCCAGCAGCGGGATGTCCTTCGCGGTCAGTCCCTGCACCCGGGCCGCGAAAGGATTGAACAGAGCACTCCGGGCATCACGGACATTCTCCTGGTCGTT is part of the Streptomyces qinzhouensis genome and harbors:
- a CDS encoding DUF1330 domain-containing protein; protein product: MPAYALGNLIPPARLADEVLSYMERIQATLDPFDGRFLVHGAPEREVREGDWPGALVIIGFPSMDAARGWYDSPAYQELIPLRTRHMTGDILLIDGVGEGYEAAATAAFLREAQAAGERT
- a CDS encoding NUDIX hydrolase, encoding MTTAYELLRRTRPELFRNCPDGVEILFDPDEIRAARRTLSEDGTEGAEDGVGVVYSDRFITLVRDAVRFPGGALGLYTRVVPTSAGPGVVILPLLGPDNAIVVIEHYRHATRSWHWEVPRGMGEPGISGAESVARELREEIGAEAEEVIPLGRFHADTGLLGDDVELYAARISRTGPLDRAEGIRKSAVVSWAELQRMIATDVITDSFTIAVAARAGLRGLFGE